In Bacillus sp. Marseille-Q1617, a genomic segment contains:
- a CDS encoding transposase, with protein sequence MSKRNGPMEEVKKQYVRMALESGNMAFIARKTGVNQSTLSNWVKQYRDEIEAEMEKEGVTPLSKSSSESDIQKKYDHAMKLLGEKELEVTMLREMLKKKFPDFPSE encoded by the coding sequence ATGAGTAAACGAAATGGACCAATGGAAGAAGTGAAAAAACAATACGTTCGCATGGCGCTGGAATCAGGTAATATGGCTTTTATCGCTAGGAAAACAGGAGTCAATCAGTCCACTCTTAGTAATTGGGTAAAGCAGTATCGTGATGAGATTGAAGCTGAGATGGAAAAAGAGGGTGTAACTCCTCTATCCAAGTCTTCTTCTGAAAGTGATATCCAGAAGAAATACGATCATGCCATGAAATTACTCGGTGAGAAGGAACTTGAAGTTACGATGCTTAGAGAAATGCTAAAAAAAAAGTTTCCGGACTTTCCGAGCGAATAG